TGCCAGGGAAACTGCAGAATCACTCAGAGCCTATTTAAATATAGATACGGTTACCTATACACCTGATTCTTCAGGGGAGGGATTGCTGTACGAAATTACCCGCAGAGAAGACTGGGGCAAGCGCTTGTTGATCATAGGGCAACAAAAAACACTGGTGCCAGTGATTCATTCATTGAAATCAAAGACACCAGTAGATTCCGTCAAAGAAGCGGATTATAGTAGTTTATTTATCGTTCGGAAAAGCAGGGATACGGCCGTTTGTAAGCGTATCCGGTATTAAAGCAGGGTGCCTTTCATAAGGGCAAAGGCTACTGAGAAATAAATCAGTAATCCCGTTACATCCACCAGTGTAGCCACAAAAGGGGCGGAAGAAGTAGCAGGGTCAGCACCCAGTCTTTTCAGGATCAGCGGTAGCATAGAACCGGATAGGGTTCCCCACAATACTACGCCTATCAGTGAAATACCCACTGTAAGGCCTACCAATATGGAATGCTCTCCATAACTATGGAAGAGAGAGTTCCAGAATACAATCCTGATAAAACCGATTATACCCAGTACGCCACCCAGCAGCAGGCCGGAAATGATCTCACGGCGCATTACTCTCCACCAGTCCGTCAGGGTAATTTCACCCAGTGCCATAGCCTGGATAATGAGAGTAGAGGCCTGTGAACCACTGTTACCTCCACTGGAAATAATTAGTGGAACGAACAATGCCAGTACGACTGCTTTGGCGATTTCACCTTCGAAAAAGGCCATGGCAGTAGCAGTAAGCATTTCACCTATAAAGAGGATCACGAGCCAGCCAATACGTTTCTTTACCAGCTTTAACAGGGGGATATCAAGATAAGGTTCATCCAGGGCCTCGGTACCACCGATCTTCTGGATATCTTCTGTGTGTTCTTCGTTTGCAATCCACAACATATCGTCGATGGTCACGATACCGAGCAGGATCCCTTCGTCGTCCACTACAGGGAGGGCGACCCGGTTCTCCATCCTGAAGATCTGGATGGCTTCTTCCTGTTCATCATTTACATGCAGGGCTACGAAGCGGTCATCCATCAGGGTGTGCACCATGGTATCGGTGGCTACCAGCAGGAATTCCCTGATCCTGAAGTCATCGATCAGCTTACCCTTTTCATCCACCACATATATTACATCGATCGTTTCACTATCCTTACCGTATTCACGGATGAAGTCCAGTACCTGCTTTACCGACCATTCTTCCCTGACAGCAATGTAGTCAGGCGTCATGATACGGCCTACGCTGGTCTCATTATAACCCAGCAGGCTCAGGGTGATCTTGCGTTCCTCGGGGTTGAGGAGCTTGATCAGTTCTTTTACAACATCACTATGCAGTTCTCCCAAAAAGGAAGTACGGTCATCGGCAGGGAGCTCGTTCAGCAGCTCAGCTACTTTGGCAGCAGGCAATTCCCTGATCACATCTTCCTGGACATGGAATTCCAATATCCTGAAAGCAGCCGCTGCCCGGCCTATGGACAAATTATTAATAATAATGCCCGCCTGCTCCGGCAATTCATGAATGAGTTCTGCTATATCAGTAATGAGCTGGTCATCCAGGTACACTCTCAGTTCCTGGTAGCCTTGCTCCTTGATCAGCTGCTCAAATTTTTCCAGTAAAGCTTCATTTTCCATAGTCCAAAAGGCTGTCAGGTGGCGAAATTAAAGAAAGTTGGCGTTGGAACATCACAATATCTCTGCCACATGCTTACGAATGTTGGCAGAAATAGTGTCTGTCGGCAGGTCATTGGCATCAAAACCAAATGGGTCCTCGATTTCCTCTGCAATCAGCTCAAGGCTGGCCAGTACATAGAAAATGAAAACCACAATAGGCACGATCAGGAAACCTACCGTAAATACGTAGCCAAAAGGTAAGGTCATTACATAGAAGAAAATGAACTTCTTAATAAATACACTGTAAGAAAAGGGAATAGGCGTGTTCCTGATCCGCTCACAGGCTCCACAAACATCCGTAAAAGCTGTCAGTTCATCCTTTATAAGAATTAACTGGTCGCCTGAAAGCTGCTGCTTGCGGTACAGATCATTGACATGTGCCATGATCTGACCGGCTATCTGGTTAGGAACATGTTTCTTATCATCTATAGGAGCACCCTGGCTCAGATCCATTTCTTCCACCAGGTACCTGGCGCGCAGATGATTTTTAAGCGCATATGCATAATTGGGAATCATGGCCCTGAAAAAATCCCTGGAAGCAGTGTTGCTCACCGGCAACATCGAATTGAGCTTGATGGCCAGGTTACGGCTGTTGTTCACGAGGCTACCCCACAGGCGACGACCTTCCCACCAGCGATCATAAGCGGTATTAGTACGGAATACGAGTAACAGGGAGATAACAAACCCCAGCACACTATGCACAAACACAATATTTTTCCATTCAGCAATATCAGACAGATGCAGGACTTTTAGCTCTAAAAGAGCGACCACAGCTGAATAACAACCAATGGCAATGAACATGGGGAACAACTTGCGTACAGTATCGGCCTTATGTATCCTGAATATAAATGTAAACCAGGCCTTTGGATTGTAATCAATCATCTTTGAACGTTAGATTTCCGCAAACCTAAAATTTTTATGCCTGATTTTGATAACTTCTTCCTTTACCTTTACTTTACGAAGTTTTAACAGCTATATGATTAAACCATATTTATACGTCGATAAGACAAAGGGCAAGGGCCGTGGTGTATTTACAAAAGAGAGAATACCTGCAGGTACCAGAATAGAGACCTCGCCTGTACTCGTTTTATCTTATGATGACACGGAAATCGTGGATAAGACAAAGTTGCATAATTACATTTTTTTGTGGGGTGTGCGTGAAACCCGTTCCTGCATAGCACTGGGTTTTTGTTCCATCTACAACCACTCTTACGATCCCAATTGCATATACGAAATGGATTTTGATGAAGAAACCATGAGTATCATCACCCGTAGAGAGATTAAGAAGGGAGAAGAATTGCAGATCAACTACAATGGAGATCCTTCTGACTCGGCGCCTGTTTGGTTCGATGTCAGAAAGAAATAATTAACATAATAGACCGATTGTCTCAATAAAAGGAATTGAATAATTCCTTATTATTGTATCTAGATATATAAGTACTTATATAATTCATGAGTTTCTATTCTTCTTTAGGCTTCCTGGTCTTTGGCAGCCGCTTACGGCGATTGAGTGAATACTTCCTGAGCGAGGTAAATAAGGTATATGAGCAGGCAGGGATTCCTTTTGAGGCCAGCTGGTTTCCGGTGTTTTACATATTAGGCAAAGAGCAGCCCATGCCGCTGATCGACATTGCAGCACAGCTGGAAGTAAGTCACTCAGCGATCAGTCAGCTGGTAACCAGCCTGAAAAAGAAGGGCCTGGTGAAAACCGCTCCCTGCCCGGATGATGGACGCCGTCAGCTGGTGATGCTCAGTAAGAAAGGTGAAGAAATGCTGCAACAGATTCAGCCTATATGGGTCGCCATTTCCCAGGCTATGACCGAACTGGCGGATGAAAACAAAATGAGCAGACAGGTGTTGGAAGCAGTGACTGCTGTGGAAAACAGTGTGGAAGCAGCAGCTTTGTCCACCAGGATTTTAAAAGCAATGAAATAACGATTTATACATGATACACCAATTCAAATACGGGGTAGATCAGCTCACTCCCGGTAAAGCCCTTGCCATTGCCGACGGGCAATTGAAAGGAGTACTGGTGCCGGAAGTGGCTGATCGTATCGCCACCAGTTACGGCCATGTACAAACCATCGTCTCGCAACATAGTACGGTATATGGCATCAATACTGGTTTTGGCCCCCTTTGCGACACCCGGATCAATGAAGAAGATACCCGCACCTTACAATATAATATCCTGCAAAGCCATAGTGTTGGGGTGGGCAACCCCATCCCGGTTACGGTAGCAAGGGTAATGCTCATTACCAAGGTACATGCGCTGGCACAGGGTTATTCAGGTGTGGCCCCGGCTACGCTGGAACGCATTCTCTGGATGATCGATGAACACATTACACCGGTGGTGCCTGAAAAAGGCTCCGTAGGCGCATCTGGTGACCTTGCCCCATTATCACACCTGTTCCTGCCATTGATCGGATTGGGTGAAGTATATTATAAAGGACAGCGACAATCATCGGCCGCTGTGTTACAGGCAGAAGGCCTGGCACCTGTTGCGCTGGGCCCTAAAGAAGGATTGGCCCTCATCAATGGTACACAATTTATTCTCTCTTTTGCCGTGACTGCATTACAAAGATTGCACAATGCACTGGAGACGGCTGATATTGTGGGTGCTTTATCACTGGAAGGTTTGATGGGCACAGCCCGTCCATTTGACCCCAGGATTCATGATATCAGGCCTTTCCCGGGCAATCAGCTGGTGGCACATCGTCTTAAAACCATGCTGGATGGCTCCGGAATTATGGCAGCACACGTAGATTGTGGCAGGGTACAGGACCCTTATTCCCTGCGCTGTATGCCCCAGGTACATGGCGCCTCCCGCACTGCCTGGCTGCACTTGCTGGACCTGGTAACGATCGAGCTGAATGCAGTAACGGATAACCCGATCATCTTTAGTGCAGATGATACAATCAGTGGAGGTAATTTCCATGGACAACCCCTGGCATTGCCATTGGATTACGCTACGGTAGCAGCAGCAGAACTGGGCAATATCTCAGATCGCCGTTGTTATATGATGATTGAAGGCCGGTATGGATTGCCTAAATTATTGATAGAAGATGCCGGTTTGAACTCCGGTTTTATGATACCCCAGTATACTACCGCCGCTCTTGTTACAGAAAATAAAACCCTGTGTTTCCCTGCCAGCGCGGATAGCGTGCCTACTTCATTAGGACAGGAAGACCATGTAAGCATGGGATCTATCAGTGGTCGCAAGCTGCACCAGGTAATAGATAATCTCGAATATATACTGGCGATAGAATTGTTGTATGCCGCACAGGCCGTGAATTTCAGACGCCCACTTACATCAGGCCCGGTATTGGAAGCCGTACATGCTTTTGTAAGAGAGTCAGTTCCTTTTGCTGCCAAAGACCGCATTTTCGCATACGACATTCAGCAGTTACATACAATCATACGCCAGCAATCTATCGTCAGGGTAGCCAATGAAACCGCCCTGGCCAATCATTTATCACTCAACGGTATTTATCATGACCAGTTTGGATTTTATTAAGCAATACGCAGCGCATCCCCATTACAAGGCCCCCCGTGGCCCTGAGCTGCACGCCCGCTCCTGGCAAACGGAAGCACCCCTGCGCATGCTCCTGAATAACCTGGATAGTGAGGTAGCCGAGAACCCCGACGAACTGGTGGTGTATGGCGGTATTGGCCAGGCAGCACGTAACCGGGAAGCATTGCAAAAGATCATTGAAACCCTGCTCACCCTGGATGAAGATCATTCACTGTTAGTGCAATCCGGTAAACCGGTAGGCATTGTTCGTACACATCCGCAGGCTCCAAGAGTCATGCTGGCAAATAGTAACCTGGTACCGAAATGGGCTACCTGGGAGCATTTCAACGAACTGCGTGCAAAAGGGCTCATGATGTACGGACAGATGACAGCAGGTAGCTGGATCTATATTGGCACACAAGGTATCCTGCAGGGTACCTATGAAACATTTGTAGAATGCGGCCGTCAGCACTTTAATAATAACCTGAAAGGAAAACTGCTGGTCACTGCAGGTATTGGTGGTATGGGTGGTGCACAGCCACTGGCCGCTACCATGGCAGGTGCTGTGTTCTTAGGTGCAGATGTGGATGAGAGCAGGATCAGGAAACGCATTGCTACCAAATATATAGATCGTATCACGCACTCTTATGAAGAAGCGATCAGCTGGGCAAAAGATGCAATGGCAAAGGGAGAAGCCCTTTCCATCGGACTGGTGAGTGATGCTGGTGATATGCTGGAAAGATTATTGCAGGATAATATTATTCCTGATATACTGACAGATCAGACTTCTGCACATGATCCTATCAACGGTTATGTACCGAATGGATTGACCCTGGCAGCAGCAGCCGAATTGCGTAAAAATGATCCTGCCGGCTACAAACAACTCGCTTTGAAAAGCATGGCAAGACATGTAGGATTCATGCTGGAATTGCAACGCAAAGGTGCTATTACCTTTGACTATGGCAATAACCTGCGCGAGTTTGCAAAAGAAGGCGGAGAGCCCAATGCATTTGATTTTCCGGGATTCACACCTGCTTATATCCGGCCCTTATTCTGCGAAGGAAAAGGTCCTTTCAGGTGGGTAGCATTATCCGGTGATCCACAGGATATTTATACAACAGACCAGGCTTTGATGGAAGCATTTCCTGACAACCAACCACTGATCAACTGGTTGAAAAAAGCACAGGAGAAAGTAGCCTTCCAGGGATTGCCTGCCAGGATCTGCTGGCTGGGATTGGGAGAGCGTGAAAAGGCGGGCCTGATCTTCAACGAACTGGTACGGAGTGGTAAAGTAAAAGCGCCGATCGTTATAGGAAGAGATCACCTGGATTGCGGTTCTGTCGCTTCTCCCAACAGGGAAACAGAATCTATGAAAGATGGCTCTGATGCAGTATCTGACTGGACCTTGCTCAACCTGATGGCGAATACAGGTGGTGGTGCTACCTGGGTATCTTTCCATCATGGTGGTGGCGTAGGTATGGGTTATTCACAACATGCAGGTATGGTAGTACTGGCAGATGGTACTGACAGGGCCGCAGCCTGCCTGCAACGGGTATTGTTCAATGATCCTGCATTGGGCATTTACAGGCATGCAGATGCAGGTTATGAAAAAGCACGGCAAGTAGCCACTCAATTTGATTTGTACAGATGAAACTTATAGGACCATTTTCACAGATCATACCCCTGGCAGACCTGCCTTTGAAAGGGGCATTGCAGGATGCACAACTCACCATCATTGAAGATGGAGGTGTGGTCACACACGAAGGAAAGATTGTAGCAGTAGGTGATTACAACGAACTCCGTCATCAGTATACCCATGCACTGCCGGTATTGATTTATGGTCCGGCGGTATTACTGCCGGGCTTTATTGATTGCCATACACATATCTGCTTTGATGGTAACCGGAACCGTGATTATGCCATGCGCATAGCCGGAAAAACATATCTCGAAATTGCCCGTGCCGGTGGTGGAATCTGGGATTCAGTCACGAAGACCAGGGCCGCCAGCATTGAAACATTAAGAAAGAACACTGCTGAAAGAGCAAACAGGCATTTGTTCGAAGGCGTGACAACGATCGAAGTGAAGAGTGGATATGGTCTATCCGTTGCAGAAGAAATAAAAATGTTGCAGGCGATCAGGCAGGCGGGCGAGCATACTAAAGCCACGCTGATCCCTACTTGTCTGGCCGCGCATATGATCCCAAAAGATTATGCTGGTACAGATTATTTGCAGGAAATAGTAGAACAATTATTACCTGTTATTAATTGCAAGAGGGTTGACATCTTTATTGAAGAAACAGCTTTTTCAGCAGCAGCGGCTTTACCCTATTTATTGAAAGCAAAAGAACTGGGGTTTGCTCTGACCGTGCATGCAGATCAGTTTAGCAGTGGTGGTTCTGCTGTTGCAATAGCAGCGGGTGCCTGTTCTGCAGATCACCTGGAAGCCAGTGATGCCGCAGATATTGCCCGCTTAGCGGCAGCGGATATTGTATCCGTTGTATTGCCGGGTGCCTCATTAGGATTAGGGATGCATTATGCCCCAGCGCGGAAATTGCTGGATGCCGGTGCATGTGTGGCCATTGCAAGTGACTGGAATCCTGGTTCCGCGCCTATGGGAGATCTGCTCTTACAGGCAGCAGTGATGAGTGCCGCAGAGAAATTATCTTCGGCAGAAGTATTGGCAGGCCTGACTTTCAGGGCAGCCAAAGCTTTGCAGCTAACGGATGTGGGACAATTGAAGGCTGGTTTTGCAGCAGATCTGCAGGTGTATCCTACCAATGATTACAGAGACCTTTTGTATTACCAGGGAAAAATGAAACCTTCGCAGGTCTGGAAAGGAGGAGAAAAAATATGAAAGCAAATTACCAGCCACCGCTAGCGTGGACAGGAAGGATAGATGGCAATGAAGAAGAAGTGAGCCGCTGGCATCAGAAAATAAAATGTGTAGACCTGCGGCAAGCATTGCCTTCAGGCAAAGGAGTTGTATTATTAGGCTTCGCTGTAGATGAAGGCGTGCGCAGAAACAAAGGACGTGCAGGTGCTGCAGAAGGCCCAGCTGCCTTAAGACAGGCAATGGGGAGTTTCCCCCTGCATTTTGATGGAATGCTGATGGATGGAGGTAATATCATTTGTATTGACCAGGATTTAGAAGCAGCGCAGCAAGCACTCAGCGAAGCTGTGCAGGTAATAAAACGTGCCGGGCATACACCCTTGCTGTTAGGCGGAGGGCATGAGATCACTTACGGGCATGCACATGGTTTATACCAGTCATTACCAGGTAAGCGCTTAGGCTTAATTAACTTCGATGCACATTTCGATCTCCGCCAGGAAGGGGTGAGTTCTGGTACGGGCTTCTGGCAACTGGCGCAGGCGCATTCCCCATTTCAGTACCTCGCATTGGGTATTCAGCAATTAAGTAATACACAACAGTTATTTAGCATAGCAGGAGAACTGGATGCCCTCTATATAGAGGCAGATGCTTTTCACTTCCAGGACCGTACGGTATTGCTGGCAGCATTGGCAGCTTTTATCAGGGAAGCAGATAAATTATACCTCACCATAGACCTGGATGTGTTTGCAGCGGCATATGCACCTGGAGTAAGTGCAACAGCGTTTAATGGTATCCGTCCGGATGGCTTGTTCCTGGAATGCTTCCGGACCATCCTGCAAAGCGGGAAGCTGGCGGGAATGGACATCGCAGAATTAAACCCCTCTTTCGACATCGATCAGCGTACCGCCAAACTAGGTGCTGCATTCATATTTGAAGCAGTGGCATATTTATTAAGTGGGAAATAATATTATCCTTGGGCTTCCCCCCCTTAATGAAAATGAAGTTTCACACTTTATTAATGGCTGC
This window of the Chitinophaga sancti genome carries:
- a CDS encoding MarR family winged helix-turn-helix transcriptional regulator, yielding MSFYSSLGFLVFGSRLRRLSEYFLSEVNKVYEQAGIPFEASWFPVFYILGKEQPMPLIDIAAQLEVSHSAISQLVTSLKKKGLVKTAPCPDDGRRQLVMLSKKGEEMLQQIQPIWVAISQAMTELADENKMSRQVLEAVTAVENSVEAAALSTRILKAMK
- the mgtE gene encoding magnesium transporter, coding for MENEALLEKFEQLIKEQGYQELRVYLDDQLITDIAELIHELPEQAGIIINNLSIGRAAAAFRILEFHVQEDVIRELPAAKVAELLNELPADDRTSFLGELHSDVVKELIKLLNPEERKITLSLLGYNETSVGRIMTPDYIAVREEWSVKQVLDFIREYGKDSETIDVIYVVDEKGKLIDDFRIREFLLVATDTMVHTLMDDRFVALHVNDEQEEAIQIFRMENRVALPVVDDEGILLGIVTIDDMLWIANEEHTEDIQKIGGTEALDEPYLDIPLLKLVKKRIGWLVILFIGEMLTATAMAFFEGEIAKAVVLALFVPLIISSGGNSGSQASTLIIQAMALGEITLTDWWRVMRREIISGLLLGGVLGIIGFIRIVFWNSLFHSYGEHSILVGLTVGISLIGVVLWGTLSGSMLPLILKRLGADPATSSAPFVATLVDVTGLLIYFSVAFALMKGTLL
- the hutU gene encoding urocanate hydratase; its protein translation is MTSLDFIKQYAAHPHYKAPRGPELHARSWQTEAPLRMLLNNLDSEVAENPDELVVYGGIGQAARNREALQKIIETLLTLDEDHSLLVQSGKPVGIVRTHPQAPRVMLANSNLVPKWATWEHFNELRAKGLMMYGQMTAGSWIYIGTQGILQGTYETFVECGRQHFNNNLKGKLLVTAGIGGMGGAQPLAATMAGAVFLGADVDESRIRKRIATKYIDRITHSYEEAISWAKDAMAKGEALSIGLVSDAGDMLERLLQDNIIPDILTDQTSAHDPINGYVPNGLTLAAAAELRKNDPAGYKQLALKSMARHVGFMLELQRKGAITFDYGNNLREFAKEGGEPNAFDFPGFTPAYIRPLFCEGKGPFRWVALSGDPQDIYTTDQALMEAFPDNQPLINWLKKAQEKVAFQGLPARICWLGLGEREKAGLIFNELVRSGKVKAPIVIGRDHLDCGSVASPNRETESMKDGSDAVSDWTLLNLMANTGGGATWVSFHHGGGVGMGYSQHAGMVVLADGTDRAAACLQRVLFNDPALGIYRHADAGYEKARQVATQFDLYR
- the hutH gene encoding histidine ammonia-lyase — translated: MIHQFKYGVDQLTPGKALAIADGQLKGVLVPEVADRIATSYGHVQTIVSQHSTVYGINTGFGPLCDTRINEEDTRTLQYNILQSHSVGVGNPIPVTVARVMLITKVHALAQGYSGVAPATLERILWMIDEHITPVVPEKGSVGASGDLAPLSHLFLPLIGLGEVYYKGQRQSSAAVLQAEGLAPVALGPKEGLALINGTQFILSFAVTALQRLHNALETADIVGALSLEGLMGTARPFDPRIHDIRPFPGNQLVAHRLKTMLDGSGIMAAHVDCGRVQDPYSLRCMPQVHGASRTAWLHLLDLVTIELNAVTDNPIIFSADDTISGGNFHGQPLALPLDYATVAAAELGNISDRRCYMMIEGRYGLPKLLIEDAGLNSGFMIPQYTTAALVTENKTLCFPASADSVPTSLGQEDHVSMGSISGRKLHQVIDNLEYILAIELLYAAQAVNFRRPLTSGPVLEAVHAFVRESVPFAAKDRIFAYDIQQLHTIIRQQSIVRVANETALANHLSLNGIYHDQFGFY
- a CDS encoding SET domain-containing protein; protein product: MIKPYLYVDKTKGKGRGVFTKERIPAGTRIETSPVLVLSYDDTEIVDKTKLHNYIFLWGVRETRSCIALGFCSIYNHSYDPNCIYEMDFDEETMSIITRREIKKGEELQINYNGDPSDSAPVWFDVRKK
- a CDS encoding histidine phosphatase family protein — protein: MRYVVILLLCCIACQQPLSERQPVPVSEDSTFLTGVFYLVRHAQECDSTMLTDSGYAKAGALYRTLKDSGVQRIYITPYASARETAESLRAYLNIDTVTYTPDSSGEGLLYEITRREDWGKRLLIIGQQKTLVPVIHSLKSKTPVDSVKEADYSSLFIVRKSRDTAVCKRIRY
- the hutI gene encoding imidazolonepropionase, yielding MKLIGPFSQIIPLADLPLKGALQDAQLTIIEDGGVVTHEGKIVAVGDYNELRHQYTHALPVLIYGPAVLLPGFIDCHTHICFDGNRNRDYAMRIAGKTYLEIARAGGGIWDSVTKTRAASIETLRKNTAERANRHLFEGVTTIEVKSGYGLSVAEEIKMLQAIRQAGEHTKATLIPTCLAAHMIPKDYAGTDYLQEIVEQLLPVINCKRVDIFIEETAFSAAAALPYLLKAKELGFALTVHADQFSSGGSAVAIAAGACSADHLEASDAADIARLAAADIVSVVLPGASLGLGMHYAPARKLLDAGACVAIASDWNPGSAPMGDLLLQAAVMSAAEKLSSAEVLAGLTFRAAKALQLTDVGQLKAGFAADLQVYPTNDYRDLLYYQGKMKPSQVWKGGEKI
- a CDS encoding bestrophin family protein, with translation MIDYNPKAWFTFIFRIHKADTVRKLFPMFIAIGCYSAVVALLELKVLHLSDIAEWKNIVFVHSVLGFVISLLLVFRTNTAYDRWWEGRRLWGSLVNNSRNLAIKLNSMLPVSNTASRDFFRAMIPNYAYALKNHLRARYLVEEMDLSQGAPIDDKKHVPNQIAGQIMAHVNDLYRKQQLSGDQLILIKDELTAFTDVCGACERIRNTPIPFSYSVFIKKFIFFYVMTLPFGYVFTVGFLIVPIVVFIFYVLASLELIAEEIEDPFGFDANDLPTDTISANIRKHVAEIL
- the hutG gene encoding formimidoylglutamase — encoded protein: MKANYQPPLAWTGRIDGNEEEVSRWHQKIKCVDLRQALPSGKGVVLLGFAVDEGVRRNKGRAGAAEGPAALRQAMGSFPLHFDGMLMDGGNIICIDQDLEAAQQALSEAVQVIKRAGHTPLLLGGGHEITYGHAHGLYQSLPGKRLGLINFDAHFDLRQEGVSSGTGFWQLAQAHSPFQYLALGIQQLSNTQQLFSIAGELDALYIEADAFHFQDRTVLLAALAAFIREADKLYLTIDLDVFAAAYAPGVSATAFNGIRPDGLFLECFRTILQSGKLAGMDIAELNPSFDIDQRTAKLGAAFIFEAVAYLLSGK